A single genomic interval of Vulpes lagopus strain Blue_001 chromosome 19, ASM1834538v1, whole genome shotgun sequence harbors:
- the CEP63 gene encoding centrosomal protein of 63 kDa isoform X1: protein MEALLEGIQNRGHEGGFLTSCEAELQELMKQIDIMVAHKKSEWEGQTHALETCLDIRDRELKALRGQLDMKHKEVVMLRQQIEEHEKVKQEMATDYKQELKKVHEELGRLKRSYEKLQKKHIRDFRGNAKNHREDRSEIERLTGKIEEFRQKSLDWEKQRLIYQQQVSSLEAQRKALAEQSEIIQAQLANRKQKLESVELSSQSEIQHLSSKLERANDTICANELEIERLTMRVNDLVGTNMTAMQEQRQKEEKLRESEKLLEILQEEKRELKATLQSQENFMHEQRMQKEKLQAKLKPADTQHSVEAIRSLQESQTARRYTSQGQGDLGNVLSQLDFTHSSEELLQAEVTRLEGSLESVSATCKQLSQELMEKYEELKKMELHNNEYRAEIKKLKEQILQAEQSYSSALEGMKMEISQLTRELHQRDITIASTRSSSSDMEKRLKAEIQKAEEKAVEHKEILDQMESLKLENRHLSEMVMKLELGLHECPLPVSPLGSIATRFLEEEELRSHHILERLDAHIEELKRESEKTVKQFTTLK, encoded by the exons ATGGAGGCTTTGTTGGAAGGAATACAAAATCGAGGACATGAAGG GGGATTTTTGACATCCTGTGAAGCAGAACTACAAGAGCTGATGAAACAGATCGACATAATGGTGGCTCATAAAAAATCTGAATGGGAAGGGCAGACACATGCTCTCGAAACTTGCCTGGACATCCGTGATCGAGAACTTAAGGCTCTTAGGGGTCAGCTGGATATGAAACACAAAGAG GTTGTAATGTTGCGTCAGCAGATAGAAGAACATGAAAAAGTCAAACAAGAGATGGCCACGGACTATAAGCAGGAGTTAAAGAAAGTACATGAAGAA TTAGGCAGACTGAAGAGAAGCTatgaaaaactacagaaaaagcATATAAGGGACTTCAGAGGAAATGCCAAAAATCACAGGGAAGATCGGTCTGAAATTGAGAGGTTAACTGGAAAAATAGAG GAATTTCGTCAGAAATCACTGGACTGGGAGAAGCAACGCTTGATTTATCAGCAACAGGTGTCTTCTCTAGAGGCACAGAGGAAGGCTTTGGCTGAACAGTCAGAGATAATTCAG GCTCAGCTTGCCAATCGGAAACAGAAATTAGAGTCTGTGGAGCTGTCCAGCCAGTCGGAGATTCAGCACCTGAGCAGTAAGCTGGAGCGGGCCAATGACACTATCTGTGCCAATGAGTTGGAAATAGAGCGCCTTACCATGAGGGTCAATGACTTGGTTGGAACGAATATGACTGCTATGCAAGAGCAGcggcaaaaagaagaaaaattgagggAATCTGAAAAACTGTTAgag attctgcaggaagaaaagagagaattaaaagcAACTCTTCAGTCTCAAGAAAATTTCATGCATGAGCAAAGAATGCAAAAGGAGAAGCTCCAAGCAAAGTTAAAGCCAGCTGACACTCAACACTCGGTAGAGGCCATAAG GTCACTGCAGGAGTCACAGACAGCGAGGAGGTACACCTCACAAGGACAGGGGGACTTAGGCAATGTGCTGTCCCAGCTTGATTTCACCCACAGTAGTGAAGAACTTCTGCAGGCAGAAGTGACTCGTTTGGAAGGCAG CTTGGAGTCTGTGAGTGCAACATGTAAACAACTGAGCCAAGAACTAatggaaaaatatgaagaattgaAGAAGATGGAACTACATAACAATGAATACAGGGCAGAGATTAAGAAG tTGAAAGAACAGATTTTACAGGCTGAACAAAGTTACAGTTCTGCATTAGAAGGAATGAAGATGGAAATCTCACAGCTAACTCGGGAATTACACCAGCGAGACATCACTATTGCTTCCACTAGAAGCTCATCCTCTGACATGGAAAAGCGACTCAAAGCAGAAATacaaaaggcagaagaaaaagctgTAGAACATAAG GAGATTTTGGATCAGATGGAGTCACTCAAATTAGAAAATCGTCATCTTTCTGAAATGGTGATGAAATTGGAATTAGGTTTACATGAG
- the CEP63 gene encoding centrosomal protein of 63 kDa isoform X3 — protein MEALLEGIQNRGHEGGFLTSCEAELQELMKQIDIMVAHKKSEWEGQTHALETCLDIRDRELKALRGQLDMKHKEVVMLRQQIEEHEKVKQEMATDYKQELKKVHEELGRLKRSYEKLQKKHIRDFRGNAKNHREDRSEIERLTGKIEEFRQKSLDWEKQRLIYQQQVSSLEAQRKALAEQSEIIQAQLANRKQKLESVELSSQSEIQHLSSKLERANDTICANELEIERLTMRVNDLVGTNMTAMQEQRQKEEKLRESEKLLEILQEEKRELKATLQSQENFMHEQRMQKEKLQAKLKPADTQHSVEAIRSLQESQTARRYTSQGQGDLGNVLSQLDFTHSSEELLQAEVTRLEGSLESVSATCKQLSQELMEKYEELKKMELHNNEYRAEIKKLKEQILQAEQSYSSALEGMKMEISQLTRELHQRDITIASTRSSSSDMEKRLKAEIQKAEEKAVEHKEILDQMESLKLENRHLSEMVMKLELGLHEANPWPVQR, from the exons ATGGAGGCTTTGTTGGAAGGAATACAAAATCGAGGACATGAAGG GGGATTTTTGACATCCTGTGAAGCAGAACTACAAGAGCTGATGAAACAGATCGACATAATGGTGGCTCATAAAAAATCTGAATGGGAAGGGCAGACACATGCTCTCGAAACTTGCCTGGACATCCGTGATCGAGAACTTAAGGCTCTTAGGGGTCAGCTGGATATGAAACACAAAGAG GTTGTAATGTTGCGTCAGCAGATAGAAGAACATGAAAAAGTCAAACAAGAGATGGCCACGGACTATAAGCAGGAGTTAAAGAAAGTACATGAAGAA TTAGGCAGACTGAAGAGAAGCTatgaaaaactacagaaaaagcATATAAGGGACTTCAGAGGAAATGCCAAAAATCACAGGGAAGATCGGTCTGAAATTGAGAGGTTAACTGGAAAAATAGAG GAATTTCGTCAGAAATCACTGGACTGGGAGAAGCAACGCTTGATTTATCAGCAACAGGTGTCTTCTCTAGAGGCACAGAGGAAGGCTTTGGCTGAACAGTCAGAGATAATTCAG GCTCAGCTTGCCAATCGGAAACAGAAATTAGAGTCTGTGGAGCTGTCCAGCCAGTCGGAGATTCAGCACCTGAGCAGTAAGCTGGAGCGGGCCAATGACACTATCTGTGCCAATGAGTTGGAAATAGAGCGCCTTACCATGAGGGTCAATGACTTGGTTGGAACGAATATGACTGCTATGCAAGAGCAGcggcaaaaagaagaaaaattgagggAATCTGAAAAACTGTTAgag attctgcaggaagaaaagagagaattaaaagcAACTCTTCAGTCTCAAGAAAATTTCATGCATGAGCAAAGAATGCAAAAGGAGAAGCTCCAAGCAAAGTTAAAGCCAGCTGACACTCAACACTCGGTAGAGGCCATAAG GTCACTGCAGGAGTCACAGACAGCGAGGAGGTACACCTCACAAGGACAGGGGGACTTAGGCAATGTGCTGTCCCAGCTTGATTTCACCCACAGTAGTGAAGAACTTCTGCAGGCAGAAGTGACTCGTTTGGAAGGCAG CTTGGAGTCTGTGAGTGCAACATGTAAACAACTGAGCCAAGAACTAatggaaaaatatgaagaattgaAGAAGATGGAACTACATAACAATGAATACAGGGCAGAGATTAAGAAG tTGAAAGAACAGATTTTACAGGCTGAACAAAGTTACAGTTCTGCATTAGAAGGAATGAAGATGGAAATCTCACAGCTAACTCGGGAATTACACCAGCGAGACATCACTATTGCTTCCACTAGAAGCTCATCCTCTGACATGGAAAAGCGACTCAAAGCAGAAATacaaaaggcagaagaaaaagctgTAGAACATAAG GAGATTTTGGATCAGATGGAGTCACTCAAATTAGAAAATCGTCATCTTTCTGAAATGGTGATGAAATTGGAATTAGGTTTACATGAG